TGTCCATCGCGGGCGTCCCTGCTGACCGGGTTGTATCCACAGCAAGCGGGAATGGGCGGGATGATGGAGGACCGTGGCGTTCCTGGCTATCGTGGCGAGCTTGGGACCAATTGTCTCACCATCGCCGAAGAGCTGCGCCGGGCGAACTACCACACGCTGATGGTGGGCAAATGGCATCTGTGCCACATCTATTTCGACGGAAAGAAGCAACTAAACTACCAGTCGAATGTCCCGTTTTGGGATGATAAACATGACTGGCCGCTTCAGCGGGGATTCGAGAAGTACTATGGCACGATCCATGGCGTGAGCAGCTATTACGATCCCTTTTCGCTGACGCAGAATAACACACCCACCCGGCCCCAGAAAAAGCGCTTCTATTATACCGACGCCATCGCTGAACATGCAGTTGCCGACATCGAAAAGTACGCCGGCAAGGACAAACCGTTTTTTCTCTATGCCGCCTTCACTGCGCCGCATTGGCCTTTGCAAGCGCCGGAAGCGGACATTGCAAAGTATCGGGAGCGCTACCTGGCAGGGTGGGATGTCATTCGCACAAACCGCTACCAGCGCCAGCTCGCACTGGGCATCATAGACCAGCGCTGGGGATTATCACCCAGGGACCCACGAGTGCCGGCGTGGACCCAGGTGCGGGACAAAGAATGGGAAGCTAACCGGATGGCGACTTATGCGGCAATGGTCGAGCGGTTGGACCAGGGAGTCGGGCGCATTCTCAAGGCGCTAAAGGAACAGGGCATCGAGCAGAACACGCTAGTCATCTTCTTTTCAGATAATGGCGCCTGCGCGGAGGTGATTCAGCCCGAGTGGTATGATGTTCCCAGCCGCACCCGGTCGGGGCAGAGGGTCAAAGTGGGCAATCGCGATCACACCGTATTGGCAGGGCCCGAGGATGTCTGGCAAAGCTATGGCATTCCCTGGGCGAACGTCAGCGATACACCCTTCCTGCTGTATAAGCATTTTACGCAGGAAGGGGGCATTTCAACGCCATTGATAGTCCGCTGGCCGGCTCGCATTCAAAAGGGGAGCGTGATGTCGCGCCAAATTGGCCATGTCACCGACATCATGGCCACCCTGGTGGAGGTCGCCGGGGCCACGCACCCGAAAATGTACAACGGCCAACCGGTTCTCCTCTTGGAAGGCGCCAGCCTCATGCCCATTTTCGAGGGCCGCGAACGCGAGCATCCGGCTCCGATTTTCTGGGAACACGAAGGCAACCGGGCGGTCCGGCTGGGGCAATGGAAGTTGGTGGCGCTCCATAGGCAAAAATGGGAACTCTACGATACACAAACAGACCGGACCGAGCTGAACAACGTGGCTTCGAGCCATACCGGCAAAGTGGAGGAAATGTCCGCGCTCTATGACGCCTGGGCCGCGCGTTGCAACGTCCTGCCTCCAGAAGAGCTTCCGCGTCCACGGCCCATCACGCCGGCCACCGCCGCGTCAGCGATTCAGGAATCGAACAGATTGAAGGATTAATTGGAAAGAGGTTTTGGGT
The sequence above is drawn from the Verrucomicrobiia bacterium genome and encodes:
- a CDS encoding arylsulfatase, encoding MKQDLRAALLWQWMRLLIAGAMLGAELKSGTAATQAPRPNIVLILADDLGYSDLGCFGSEISTPNLDRLAAQGLKMTEFYTTPRCCPSRASLLTGLYPQQAGMGGMMEDRGVPGYRGELGTNCLTIAEELRRANYHTLMVGKWHLCHIYFDGKKQLNYQSNVPFWDDKHDWPLQRGFEKYYGTIHGVSSYYDPFSLTQNNTPTRPQKKRFYYTDAIAEHAVADIEKYAGKDKPFFLYAAFTAPHWPLQAPEADIAKYRERYLAGWDVIRTNRYQRQLALGIIDQRWGLSPRDPRVPAWTQVRDKEWEANRMATYAAMVERLDQGVGRILKALKEQGIEQNTLVIFFSDNGACAEVIQPEWYDVPSRTRSGQRVKVGNRDHTVLAGPEDVWQSYGIPWANVSDTPFLLYKHFTQEGGISTPLIVRWPARIQKGSVMSRQIGHVTDIMATLVEVAGATHPKMYNGQPVLLLEGASLMPIFEGREREHPAPIFWEHEGNRAVRLGQWKLVALHRQKWELYDTQTDRTELNNVASSHTGKVEEMSALYDAWAARCNVLPPEELPRPRPITPATAASAIQESNRLKD